The window TGAAAGCTGACGGCTGAAAGCTGACCGCTAAAAGCTGATCGCTTCCCCTCATCCACCCATAACCCCATCCACCCAACATGAAAACAACATCAAAAATCTACATAGCCGGACATCGCGGTCTGGTTGGCTCCGCCATAGCACGGCGGTTGGCATCAAACGGATTTAACAATCTGGTGCTCAAACGATCCGCAGAACTCGATTTGCGGAATCAGGCAGCCGTTGCGGCTTTCTTTGAAAAAGAGCAACCGGAATACGTGTTTTTGGCTGCCGCCAAAGTGGGCGGGATATTGGCCAATAACGATTATCCGGCGGATTTTATCTATGATAACCTGATGATCCAGTCCAATATCATTCATCACAGCTACCGGAACGGGGTGAAAAAGCTGCTGTTTTTGGGCAGCTCCTGTATTTATCCCAAATTCGCGCCGCAGCCGATGAAGGAAGAGCATCTGCTGGACGGCAAGCTGGAACCGACCAACGAGCCATATGCTATCGCCAAAATTGCCGGGATCAAGACCTGCCAGTCCTATAACAGGCAATACGGCACGCAGTTCATTTCGGTAATGCCCACCAATTTGTATGGACCCAACGATAATTTCGATCTGCAAAGTTCCCATGTGCTGCCCGCGCTGATCCGCAAGTTTCATGAAGCCAAACTTGCCGGAAAACCGGCCGTGGAAATCTGGGGCACGGGTTCACCGAAACGGGAATTCCTGCATGCGGATGATCTGGCAGATGCCTGTGTGTATCTGATGCAGCACTATTCAGATAACGATATTGTCAATATCGGGGTGGGTGAGGACATCGCAATAAAAGACCTGGCGCTGCTGATTAAGGATATCGTTGGCTTTAGCGGTGAACTGACGTTTGACACATCCAAACCGGACGGCACGCCCCGCAAACTGCTGGATGTCTCCAAACTGAATGGTTTGGGGTGGAAAGCCGGTATTTCCTTACGCGATGGCATTACCCAAACCTATCAATGGTATCTGGCCCAGCAACCGTAACATCAATAACATTTGCAGGGAACGCATATATGCGTTCCGCAGGATAACATCCCCCTTTATCCCCCTTCGAAGGGGGAAATTTGGGATCTTCCCCTTAATCCCCTTTCGGAGGGCAGGGCTGTTAAGTTCTCATAAAACCAAGGAGGATTTCAATTTTATTGGTAAAAAATATTGTTGCTGTTTTCATTGAGTGATATCCATTGATACGGTATATGTTCATCGCAATGTTTTTCAATAGTGAGAGATTGGATGCTGCCGAAACGGTTTTGATCAACGAGCCATCCTCATTAAAGTTGACATCTTTCACCCAGTGGAGTTTATTTTCGATATACCAGTGACCTCGAATGCCTGTTGCAAAGTCGGCGGCACTTAGCCCCGGCTACTGATATAGTAGCTGTTCTATTGATGTGGGTTTTGGTAAGCTTTTCCCTGACGCCTGCCGCTTCTGTAACAATAGATGACGCGTTTGATGTCTATCCAATCAGCGTCCACATCTTCAGGGCATAGATACACACGATAGGTTCGATTTTCGATTCTTCCACGGTGTTTTTTCCTGGGCTTCAAAGGTGTCCGATGGTCGCTGCTCTGTTACTGTTT is drawn from Calditrichia bacterium and contains these coding sequences:
- a CDS encoding GDP-L-fucose synthase, whose amino-acid sequence is MKTTSKIYIAGHRGLVGSAIARRLASNGFNNLVLKRSAELDLRNQAAVAAFFEKEQPEYVFLAAAKVGGILANNDYPADFIYDNLMIQSNIIHHSYRNGVKKLLFLGSSCIYPKFAPQPMKEEHLLDGKLEPTNEPYAIAKIAGIKTCQSYNRQYGTQFISVMPTNLYGPNDNFDLQSSHVLPALIRKFHEAKLAGKPAVEIWGTGSPKREFLHADDLADACVYLMQHYSDNDIVNIGVGEDIAIKDLALLIKDIVGFSGELTFDTSKPDGTPRKLLDVSKLNGLGWKAGISLRDGITQTYQWYLAQQP